The Lipingzhangella halophila genome segment TACTCAAGAAGCAGATCAAGCGGGAGCACGGCTGGCTGGGCGAGGAGTAAGCGGACCCGGGTGTCCGGGCTCGTCACGGGTCCGGACACCCGGCGCGCTCAGCCTTCGGCGGCGAAGTTCGGGGCGTCCCGGCCCAGCGCCGGGCCGTGCCCGAAGGCGCGCTCCGAGCCGTTCCCGGCCTCCTCGGGAGCGGGCGGCGACTGGGTGCTCCGCAGGTCGGACTCTGCCACGCCCAGCGCGGATGGCCGGCAGCGACCGGTCGCGCCCCTCCATCACGTACCCGCCACGGCTGATCGTGAGCTGCTGGCCGATGTCGGACCAGCCGTTGGTGTCCATGTGGTGCGCCTGGATCCGGCGGGAGAGCGCGAAGGCGTGCCCCTGGGAGTAGTCGGTGCTGTTCCGGGTCGCCGTGTGGTGGACCACAATGTAGTTCGGTGGAGTGGCGAGCACCCGGGGAAACGGCGCCGGACGCGCCCTCCAGTCAGCACGGGTGAAAACTGTCGGTTGGGCATGTTTCACGCCGTTCGACGCGACCGCGGCATAACTCGGGGACTTTCCCAGCAAAACCGTGCCGCCGAGGAACGCGGCGCCGCCGAGCGTTGCGCTCTGGATAGCGTTTCTCCTGGTCATACTGGCGCGAGGGGAAGTCTTCCCATGGGGGGACATTGCTTTTCCTGCCCTTCGCCGCGGGGGGCTGCGGGACTCGGATAGAAAAGCATGCGCTCAACCGGAGGCGACAGGGGCATTGTGCGGGGAATCGGCGTCCGAATACGGTCAGCGAACCTCTCTTGACGCGTGTTCGCAACGCGAAAAAGCGCGGCGCGGCCCGTCGGAATTATGCGTGGCCGGGCGAGGACGCGGGGCGGTCGGGGCCGCCGCTCCGGGGGCCCCGACCGCGTTACTCCGGTCCCGCCGCGCGCCTGCCGCCGGTCAGCCGAGCGCTGCGGGCGTGCATAAGCGCCATCTCCACGATGGGGTAGATCTCGAGGATCCGGTCCAGGCCGAGCGCCTGCAGGGTGCGTGCCACCACATCTGTCGGCTCGGCGAGAACCATGTGCCTACCATCGCGGGTCAGCAACCGGTAGACCGTCATCAGGGCGCGGACCGCACTGGCGTCAAAGAAGTCCACACCCGAAAGGTCGACAACCACACAGGCGCCGTGGGACCGCGTAGCGGCATGCAGAAGCTGGTCGCGCATCCCCTCGGCGGTGGCGATGTCGATCTCACCGGTAACGGGGACAACTACTGCCTCAGCACACTCGAAGCGTTCCCGTTCTCGTCCGGACACGCAGCTCCGCCTCTCCTTGCAACCCCGGGTGACTTCTCCATTACAACCCCGCGAAGATGATCGTAGCGCTTCCGAGCCCACGCGGGGGGCAATTCCGCAAAATCCGTGTACTACCCAAAACGGCGCAACACCGCCCCAGGTTCCGCTCCGCACCCCGGTCGGGGCCTTTCGGGGCGATACCCGTAGCGGGTGCCACCTCCTCAGGTGCAAGCGGGTATCGGGATTATATTGTGCAAATCGTGCCACCGCGTCACATGGGTCTTAGGTCCTTCGTCGGGAGGGCACAACAGAACGCCGGCCCCAGCCGGAGGCCCCGCGTTCGGCCCAGCCGCCCCACATGGCTCATCCGCGGCGTTTTCGGCACGCGAACGCCCCGTCTCACATGGGAAAATCCCGTAACGCCAGATCAAGACCGGGCAACGTCGTGCGGGTACGTTGTCGTGACCGCCGTTGTGTGCTCGAATTGCACGTATGCCGCCCCAGCCGCCCGGGAAGGCCGACGTCCAAATCCGACCAGCACAGCCCGGTGACGGTCACGTGATCGCAACAATTCGGTCCGCGGGATGGCGGAAGGGTTACCGCGGGATCCTCCCCGACGGGGTACTCGCCCGCGTACGCCCCGATCCCCAGCGTTGGGAGGGCCTGCTCAGCGAACCGGATCCGGGCGTCCGCCACTTCATCGCCGAGATCGAGGGCCTCCCCGTTGGGTGGCTGTGCTTGGGCCCCTCCCGCGACGAGGACACCGCCCCGGGCACCGGCGAGATCTACGCGTGCTACGTGCATCCCGAGTACTGGCGCCACGGGGTGGGGCGGGCCCTCGTGGCCACCGCGCTGCACGAGACCGGCAACGCGGCTCCGGTGATCCTGTGGGTCCTCACGGCCAACCATGCGGCCCGCCGGTTCTACGAGACCATGGGCTTCGCTTTGGACGGCGAGGAGCGCGAACCGGACCATCCGGCCGCGGCGCAGGAGGTACGTTATCTCCGTCCGGCGGGAAGGCCTCCGGTATGAGCGAGCCCCTCTTCGGCTCGGCCCCGGTCACCATCGCTCCCGGTGCGGTACACGTGCCCGGCTGGCTCGGTATCACCGCCCAGCGCGACCTCGTGGAGCGCTGCCGCGAATGGGCGCGCGGCCCCGGTGGGATGCGCCAGCACCGGACACCGCGCGGCGGAACGATGAGTGTGCGGATGATTGCCCTCGGTTGGCATTGGGAACCTTATCGCTACAGTCGTGAGGTCCCCGGCGCCGGCCCGGTGGCACCGTTCCCCCAGCACCTCGGCGACCTCGCCCGCGCGGGGCTACGGGCCGCCTACGGCGGCGAGCCGCCCGGCGAGTCCGCCGACTACGACGTCGCCCTGATCAACTTCTACGACGCCGACGCGAAGATGGGGATGCACCAGGACCGCGAGGAGCTGGCCGATGTCCCGGTCGTTTCGCTCAGTCTGGGCGATACCTGCGTGTTCCGGTTCGGCAACACCGAGACGCGGGGCCGCCCCTATACCGACGTCGAGCTCCGCAGCGGCGACCTGTTCGTGTTCGGCGGCCCCGCCCGGCGGGCCTACCACGGGGTGCCGCGCACCAGCCCCGGTTCGGCCGATCCCGCCTGCGGACTCACCTCCGGCCGGCTGAACATCACGATCCGCGCGACCGGCATGGCCCCGGGCTGACGTCCCGGCTCTCCTGGCAAGGGGGCGTCCGCGCCCGCCCGCGGGTTTTCCCGCTTCGTTGCCAGTCGCCGATGGCCGGGCGTGCGCTCCCAGTACTGCCAGCCGCGCACGGCACGGACGGGCACCGGGGAATCGGAGGCCGGGCCCGCCCCGCAGCATCGGAGGTGCCCACCGCGCCCCTCGATCGGCGGCGGGGGCGCAGCGGGCTTCGCGCGCCCCCGCGGCACCCGATCACCGCCGCAGCAGGTCCCGGATGTTCACCACGAGCAGTACGGAGACGACGACCACGATCGGCACCAGCACCGCGATCCGCCACTGCGTGACGAACGCCCAGATGATGCCCGCGAGCACGGCGAGCAGCACGGCGACGAACGCCAGCCCGGTCAAGAACGGCAGCAGTTTGCGGCGGGCGAAGCTGTCGAACGTCGCGAACAGCACCACCACCCCGATCATCGCCGGAACCGTGTACCGGCCCTGCAGCAACAGCATGGCGCCCAGCGAGATGATGAGCAGCGGGGTGCTCAGCGCCGCCCAGATGTGCACGAATCGGGTGGTGCGCTGCGCACCCGAGGCGTAGGGCAGGTGCGGCGAGCGCAGGTGCTCCTTGGGGCCGGGCTCCAGTGGTTCACGACTGGCGAGGGCAGCGCGGTGGAAATCGCGCTCGTCGGCCATAAACGCGCGCTCCCGGCAGCGCGCGGCCAGCTCCCGTTCTGCGGCGCGGAGCTGCTCGCCGTACTCGCGTGCCCGCGTCTCGGCGTGCACGTCGCGCGATAGCACCAGTTGGGCGGCCGACAGTCGGCGCAGTTCGGCCCGTTTCTGGGCGATATCGGCGTCGGCCTGCTCGATCTGCTCCGCGAGCCGGTTCACGTGCTCTTCGAGCTCGGCACGCGCGGCGGTCTCGCTCGGCGCGACCTTGTGCAGTCCGACCCACGTGAGCGGATCCGCCCAGGCATGGCGGACGGTTCCGTCTCGCTCGTAGCGCGGTCCGCTGGGCGCGCGTTCCCCGTCGAAGAAGTCGCGGGTGTCGCGGCCCCACAGCCCGCGGAACCCGCGTACCCATGGGGTGTCGTCGTCGATGAGCACGGCCCGCCATTCGCGGTCCCCGCCGGGACCCACCCGTGCGCCGTCGCCGCGCGCGTAGTCGACGAACGGGACACTGATCCCGTGCCGCACGATCGCGCTGGTGCTGGGAAACAACTTCTCGGTGAGGCGCCGCCAGGCGCGCACCACCCCGCGCAGCACAGCGGGGTCGACCTGGATCAGGTAGTCGCCGGGCAGCATCTGGTGCGAGTGCGAGCCGGCGCCCACGAAGACCACGGGGTGGTCGCCCTCGCGGTGGAAGTCCGGGTCGTCCCAGCTTCGCCGGAGATCGTCCCCGGTGTACTCGTGCGAGGATGCCCCCGCCCACATCGGCCGGATCGCACCGTCGGGTGCCTCGGTGAGGTAGACGAAGACCTTCTCCCAGTCGGCCTCGTGGTCGTTGACGCCGCCGTAGATGGAGCGCCAGTCGTTCATCGCGTAGAAGAACCAGTACTGCAGGATGATGTAGCCGCCGTCGCGGACAACGCGTCCGTAATAGGTGGCCCCGCCGTCGTCGACATGTTCGCGGTAGCGGGTGACGGCCGCCGCCGCCACACCGCCCGGGACCGCGCCCCGGATCAGCAGCGAGAGCTTGACCAGGACGTCCAGGACGCGGCCGAAGACGCCGACCGCGGCCAGCCGGCCGCTCTTGGGGATCTGCGGCCGGGCCCCTTGGCGGAAGCGGCGCGCCTCGGCGGCCAGTGACTCCTCCTGGACGAACCTGAGGTGCTTGGGCTGGCCCGGCCACTCCTCCTCGGCGCCGGAGAGCCGTTCCGCGGTGAGCTCACCGGCGGGAACCGCCTCGTGTTTCCGGCCGTTGTCGTCCTCGACGTAGAGGCTGCAGCACGGCAGGTACGCCTCGATGTCCGTGGGGAAGAACAGCTCACCCCGGGTGTACCGGAGTACCGGCTCATACTGGCGGAGGAGCTCGTAGTCGGTCTTCGCGCTCATGTCGGGCCCGGGTTCGACCGAGAACCCGGTCGACTCGTCCCGCGCTGTCTCGGTCACGCTGTCTCCACTCAAGGCGCCGCGGGCGTGGCCGCACGATTGATCCGTTCCAGGTCGGCCACCATGCGTGCGGTGACGGGGGTGTCGACACCGGCGCGCTCACCGGCGCGCAGCAGTGCGCCGCCCAGCGGGTCGAGCTCCATCGGGCGCCCGGTCTCCCGGTCGAAGAGCATTGACGGTTTGGTGTCGGCGGGGCGGTCGTCGGCCATCGCGATGATCCGTTCGGTGTCGAGCGGAACACCCCTGGCATCAGCGACCGCGGTGACCTCCGCCACCAAACTCAGCAT includes the following:
- a CDS encoding STAS domain-containing protein; translation: MSGRERERFECAEAVVVPVTGEIDIATAEGMRDQLLHAATRSHGACVVVDLSGVDFFDASAVRALMTVYRLLTRDGRHMVLAEPTDVVARTLQALGLDRILEIYPIVEMALMHARSARLTGGRRAAGPE
- a CDS encoding GNAT family N-acetyltransferase; this translates as MIATIRSAGWRKGYRGILPDGVLARVRPDPQRWEGLLSEPDPGVRHFIAEIEGLPVGWLCLGPSRDEDTAPGTGEIYACYVHPEYWRHGVGRALVATALHETGNAAPVILWVLTANHAARRFYETMGFALDGEEREPDHPAAAQEVRYLRPAGRPPV
- a CDS encoding alpha-ketoglutarate-dependent dioxygenase AlkB family protein, translated to MSEPLFGSAPVTIAPGAVHVPGWLGITAQRDLVERCREWARGPGGMRQHRTPRGGTMSVRMIALGWHWEPYRYSREVPGAGPVAPFPQHLGDLARAGLRAAYGGEPPGESADYDVALINFYDADAKMGMHQDREELADVPVVSLSLGDTCVFRFGNTETRGRPYTDVELRSGDLFVFGGPARRAYHGVPRTSPGSADPACGLTSGRLNITIRATGMAPG